A portion of the Saimiri boliviensis isolate mSaiBol1 chromosome 1, mSaiBol1.pri, whole genome shotgun sequence genome contains these proteins:
- the DOK1 gene encoding docking protein 1, translating into MDGAEMEGPLFLQSQRFGTKRWRKTWAVLYPASPHGVARLEFFDHKGSSSGGGRGSSRRLDCKVIRLAECVSVAPVTVETPPEPGATAFRLDTAQRSHLLAADAPSSAAWVQMLCRNAFPKGSWTTDNPPKLSALEMLENSLYSPTWEGSQFWVTVQRTEAAERCGLHGSYMLRVEAERLTLLTVGTQSHILEPLLSWPYTLLRRYGRDKVMFSFEAGRRCPSGPGTFTFQTAQGNDIFQAVETAIHRQKAQGKAGQGHDVLRADSHEGEVAEGKLPSPPGPQELLDSAPALYAEPLDSLRITPHPSQDSLYSDPLDSTPARAGEGVQRKKALYWDLYEHAQQQLMKAKLTDPKEDPIYDEPEGLAPAPPQGLYDLPRELKDAWWCQARVKEEGYELPYNPATDDYAVPPSRSTKPLPAPKPQGLALPEPGTATGSGSKRHNSALYSQVQKSGASGSWDCGLSRVGTDRTGVKSEGST; encoded by the exons ATGGACGGAGCAGAGATGGAAGGGCCGCTCTTTTTGCAGAGTCAGCGCTTTGGGACCAAG AGGTGGAGGAAGACCTGGGCCGTGCTCTACCCGGCTAGTCCCCACGGCGTAGCGCGGCTCGAGTTCTTTGACCATAAGGGGTCGAGCTCTGGAGGTGGCCGAGGGAGCTCGCGCCGCCTGGACTGCAAGGTGATCCGTCTGGctgagtgtgtgagtgtggcCCCCGTCACCGTGGAGACCCCTCCTGAGCCCGGCGCCACTGCTTTCCGCCTGGACACTGCTCAGCGCTCGCACCTGCTGGCGGCCGACGCACCGTCCAGTGCAGCCTGGGTGCAGATGCTATGCCGAAACGCCTTTCCG AAAGGCAGCTGGACTACCGATAACCCACCTAAGCTTTCTGCTCTGGAGATGCTGGAGAACTCCTTGTACAGCCCCACCTGGGAAG GATCCCAATTCTGGGTAACGGTGCAGAGGACTGAGGCCGCCGAGCGCTGTGGCCTGCATGGCTCCTACATGCTGAGGGTGGAGGCTGAGAGGCTGACTCTCCTGACCGTGGGAACCCAGAGTCATATACTGGAGCCACTCCTGTCCTGGCCCTACACTCTGTTGCGTCGCTATGGCCGGGACAAG GTCATGTTCTCTTTTGAGGCCGGCCGCCGCTGCCCCTCGGGCCCTGGAACCTTCACCTTCCAGACAGCACAGGGAAATGACATCTTCCAAGCAGTCGAGACTGCCATCCACCGGCAGAAGGCCCAGGGAAAGGCGGGACAGGGGCACGATGTTCTCAGAGCTGACTCCCATGAAGGGGAGGTGGCAGAGGGGAAGTTGCCTTCCCCACCTGGCCCCCAAGAGCTCCTCGACAGTGCCCCAGCCCTGTATGCTGAGCCCTTAGACTCCCTGCGAATTACTCCACACCCTTCCCAGGACTCCCTATACTCAGATCCCTTGGACAGCACCCCTGCTCGGGCAGGAGAGGGAGTACAACGGAAGAAAGCGCTCTATTGGGACTTGTATGAGCATGCGCAGCAGCAGTTGATGAAGGCCAAGCTGACGGACCCCAAAGAGGATCCCATCTATGATGAACCCGAgggcctggccccagcccctccccagggccTTTATGATCTGCCTCGGGAGCTCAAGGATGCATGGTGGTGCCAGGCTCGGGTGAAGGAGGAAGGCTATGAGCTCCCCTACAACCCTGCCACTGATGACTATGCTGTGCCACCCTCCCGGAGCACAAAGCCCCTCCCTGCTCCCAAGCCCCAGGGCCTAGCCTTACCTGAACCTGGTACTGCAACTGGCAGTGGCAGCAAAAGACACAATTCAGCCCTGTACAGCCAGGTCCAGAAGAGCGGAGCCTCAGGGAGCTGGGACTGTGGGCTCTCTAGAGTAGGGACTGACAGGACTGGGGTCAAGTCAGAGGGCTCTACCTGA
- the LOXL3 gene encoding lysyl oxidase homolog 3 isoform X1: MRPVSVWQWSPQGLLLCLLCSLCLGSPSPSMDPEKRAGSQGLRFRLAGFPRKPYEGRVEIQRAGEWGTICDDDFTLQAAHVLCRELGFTEATGWTHSAKYGPGTGRIWLDNLSCRGTEQSVTECASRGWGNSDCTHDEDAGVICKDQRLPGFSDSNVIEVEHHLQVEEVRIRPAVGWGRRPLPVTEGLVEVRLPEGWSQVCDKGWSAHNSHVVCGMLGFPSEKRVNTAFYRLLAQRQQHSFGLHGVACVGTEAHLSLCSLEFYRANDTTRCPGGAPAVVSCVPGPLYAPSSGQKKQQQSKPPGEGRVRLKGGAHPGEGRVEVLKASTWGTVCDRKWDLHAASVVCRELGFGSAREALSGARMGQGMGAIHLSEVRCSGQELSLWKCPHKNITAEDCSHSQDAGVRCNLPYTGVETRIRLSGGRSQHEGRVEVQIGGPGSLRWGLICGDDWGTLEAMVACRQLGLGYANHGLQETWYWDSGNITEVVMSGVRCTGTELSLDQCAHHGTHLTCKRTGTRFTAGVICSETASDLLLHSALVQETAYIEDRPLHMLYCAAEENCLASSARSANWPYGHRRLLRFSSQIHNLGRADFRPKAGRHSWVWHECHGHYHSMDIFTHYDILTPNGTKVAEGHKASFCLEDTECQEDVSKRYECANFGEQGITVGCWDLYRHDIDCQWIDITDVKPGNYILQVVINPNFEVAESDFTNNAMKCNCKYDGHRIWVHNCHIGDAFSEEANRRFERYPGQTSNQII; encoded by the exons ATGCGACCTGTCAGTGTCTGGCAGTGGAGCCCCCAGGGGCTGCTGCTGTGCCTGCTGTGCAGCTTGTGCTTGGGGTCTCCGTCCCCTTCCATGGACCCTGAGAAGAGGGCCGGGAGCCAGGGGCTGCGGTTCCGGCTGGCTGGCTTCCCCAGGAAGCCCTACGAGGGCCGCGTGGAAATACAGAGAGCTGGTGAATGGGGCACCATCTGCGATGATGACTTCACGCTTCAGGCTGCCCATGTCCTCTGCCGAGAGCTGGGCTTCACAGAAGCCACGGGCTGGACCCACAGTGCCAAATATGGCCCTGGAACAG GCCGCATCTGGCTGGACAACCTGAGCTGCCGTGGGACGGAGCAGAGTGTTACCGAATGTGCCTCCCGGGGCTGGGGGAACAGTGACTGTACCCACGATGAGGACGCTGGGGTCATCTGCAAGGACCAGCGCCTCCCTGGCTTCTCGGACTCCAATGTCATTGAG GTAGAGCATCACCTGCAAGTGGAGGAGGTGCGAATTCGACCTGCCGTTGGATGGGGCAGACGACCCCTGCCGGTGACCGAAGGGCTGGTGGAAGTCAGGCTTCCTGAGGGCTGGTCGCAAGTGTGCGACAAAGGCTGGAGTGCCCACAACAGCCACGTGGTCTGCGGGATGCTGGGCTTCCCCAGCGAAAAGAGAGTCAACACGGCCTTCTACAG GCTGCTGGCCCAGCGGCAGCAACACTCCTTTGGTCTGCATGGGGTGGCGTGTGTGGGCACGGAAGCCCACCTCTCCCTCTGTTCCCTGGAGTTCTATCGTGCCAATGACACCACCAGGTGCCCTGGGGGGGCCCCTGCGGTGGTgagctgtgtgccaggccctctcTACGCACCGTCCAGTGGCCAGAAGAAGCAACAACAGTCGAAGCCTCCGGGGGAG GGCCGTGTCCGTCTAAAAGGCGGGGCCCACCCTGGAGAGGGCCGGGTGGAAGTCCTAAAGGCCAGCACATGGGGCACAGTCTGTGACCGCAAGTGGGACCTGCATGCAGCCAGCGTGGTGTGTCGGGAGCTGGGCTTCGGGAGTGCTCGAGAAGCTCTGAGCGGCGCTCGCATGGGGCAAG GCATGGGTGCTATCCATCTGAGTGAAGTGCGCTGCTCTGGACAGGAGCTCTCCCTCTGGAAGTGTCCCCACAAGAACATCACAGCTGAGGATTGTTCACATAGCCAGGATGCCGGGGTCCGGTGCAACCTACCTTACACTGGGGTGGAGACCAGG ATCCGACTCAGTGGGGGCCGCAGCCAACATGAGGGGCGAGTCGAGGTGCAAATAGGGGGACCTGGGTCCCTCCGCTGGGGCCTCATCTGTGGGGATGACTGGGGGACCCTGGAGGCCATGGTGGCCTGTAGGCAACTGGGTCTGGGCTACGCCAACCATGGTCTGCAG GAGACCTGGTACTGGGACTCTGGGAATATAACAGAAGTGGTGATGAGTGGAGTACGCTGCACAGGGACTGAGCTGTCCCTGGACCAGTGTGCCCATCATGGCACCCACCTCACCTGCAAGAGGACAGGGACCCGCTTCACTGCTGGAGTCATCTGTTCTGAGA CTGCATCAGATCTGCTGCTGCACTCAGCACTGGTGCAGGAGACCGCCTATATTGAAGACCGGCCCCTGCATATGTTGTACTGTGCTGCAGAAGAGAACTGCCTGGCCAGCTCAGCCCGCTCAGCCAACTGGCCCTATGGTCACCGGCGTCTACTCCGATTCTCCTCCCAGATCCACAACCTGGGACGAGCTGACTTTAGGCCCAAGGCTGGGCGCCACTCCTGGGTGTGGCACGAGTGCCATGG GCATTACCACAGCATGGACATCTTCACTCACTACGACATCCTCACCCCAAATGGCACCAAGGTGGCTGAAGGCCACAAAGCTAGTTTCTGCCTGGAAGACACTGAGTGTCAGGAGG ATGTTTCCAAGAGGTATGAGTGTGCCAACTTTGGAGAGCAAGGCATCACTGTGGGTTGCTGGGATCTTTACCGGCATGACATTGACTGTCAATGGATTGACATCA